The following proteins are co-located in the Candidatus Lokiarchaeota archaeon genome:
- a CDS encoding TrpB-like pyridoxal phosphate-dependent enzyme, which yields MNAISTKITLDKEDVPKEYVNILPYLRSPLPPPLDPKTEEPVGPEALMAIFAEECVRQEMSEKKRIPIPEPVREALIHYSRPTPLQRARRLEKALNTPAKIYFKREDVSPSGSHKLNTALAQAYYAKKEGVERLATETGAGQWGSAVSLACEYFGLEAMVYMVRVSYDQKEHRGTLMRAYGGAVVPSPSEKTKFGKQLLTDSPDHPGTLGIAISEALEDTLSDESTKYTLGSVLNHVLLHQTVIGQEAIAQLESVDETPDALVGCVGGGSNFAGMIYPFIADGRFDDADLIAVEPVACPTLTKGEYRYDFGDTAGITPKLKMYTLGKDFTPPGIHAGGLRYHGCAPTLSALRHEDRIKPVAYDQIPVLEAGIFFAQQEGIIPAPESAHAVKASIDLAREAKAKDEEKTIVFNLSGHGQFDMGAYRALMNGELEE from the coding sequence ATGAACGCAATTAGTACCAAAATAACACTCGACAAGGAAGATGTGCCGAAAGAGTATGTCAACATTCTCCCATATTTACGAAGCCCTTTACCACCGCCACTGGATCCGAAAACTGAGGAACCGGTTGGACCGGAGGCACTGATGGCCATATTCGCTGAGGAGTGCGTCCGTCAAGAAATGTCGGAAAAGAAACGCATTCCAATACCTGAACCAGTTAGAGAGGCTTTGATTCATTACAGCCGTCCTACTCCACTTCAGAGGGCTAGGAGACTTGAAAAAGCGTTGAATACGCCCGCAAAGATATACTTCAAACGGGAAGATGTAAGCCCGTCCGGCAGCCATAAGCTAAATACTGCATTGGCTCAAGCATACTACGCCAAGAAGGAAGGCGTAGAGCGGCTGGCAACCGAAACCGGTGCGGGTCAGTGGGGTTCTGCTGTATCTCTTGCTTGTGAGTATTTCGGCTTAGAAGCAATGGTATACATGGTGCGCGTGAGTTATGACCAGAAAGAGCACCGAGGCACACTCATGAGGGCTTATGGTGGAGCAGTTGTGCCTAGTCCATCTGAAAAAACCAAATTCGGAAAACAGCTACTTACTGATAGCCCGGACCATCCCGGGACGCTTGGCATAGCCATCAGTGAGGCTTTGGAAGACACTTTGTCTGATGAATCTACCAAGTATACACTGGGGTCGGTTCTCAATCACGTTCTCCTCCACCAGACTGTCATTGGACAAGAAGCTATTGCTCAGCTTGAGTCGGTTGATGAAACACCTGATGCTCTGGTGGGTTGTGTTGGGGGTGGAAGCAATTTCGCTGGGATGATATATCCTTTCATCGCAGATGGCCGTTTTGATGACGCGGATTTGATAGCTGTTGAGCCTGTTGCTTGTCCAACCCTTACAAAAGGGGAATACCGCTATGACTTCGGTGATACTGCCGGAATCACACCGAAACTGAAGATGTATACACTTGGAAAAGATTTCACTCCCCCCGGGATTCATGCGGGTGGGCTACGTTATCACGGCTGCGCTCCAACTTTGAGTGCTCTCAGGCACGAGGACCGTATCAAGCCTGTGGCCTATGATCAAATCCCAGTGCTGGAAGCTGGAATCTTCTTTGCTCAACAGGAAGGTATCATTCCAGCACCAGAATCAGCACATGCTGTCAAAGCAAGCATCGATTTGGCAAGGGAAGCAAAGGCCAAAGATGAAGAGAAGACTATTGTTTTCAATTTGTCTGGCCATGGACAGTTCGACATGGGTGCATATCGTGCCCTCATGAATGGAGAACTCGAAGAATAG
- a CDS encoding ATP-binding cassette domain-containing protein, producing MASVEIQGLTKTFGTVTAVDNLSFEVRNGEIYGLLGPNGAGKTTTLKILMGLLDPDSGRVRVMGVDSLAKPVEVKSLVGYVPEETVLYESLTPRELFEFIASVREISESVANKRVSEIAKALDFTEYMEKMIVTLSSGNKQKCLLMAALVHRPKLLILDEPFSGLDARVVRILKDAIQIHVDTGGSVLLSTHIMEVAQSLCDRVGIIDEGNLVAEGTLEELRTQAKQEGATLEQIFLKLTEQVDEVTEGVDALREAFSG from the coding sequence ATGGCGTCAGTTGAAATCCAAGGACTTACGAAAACATTTGGAACAGTAACAGCAGTTGACAATCTCTCATTCGAGGTACGAAATGGAGAAATCTACGGCCTTCTGGGTCCAAATGGAGCAGGGAAAACCACTACACTGAAAATTCTGATGGGTCTTCTTGACCCTGATTCTGGTAGGGTGAGAGTCATGGGTGTGGATAGCCTCGCGAAGCCCGTAGAAGTAAAATCACTCGTTGGATATGTACCAGAAGAAACTGTATTATACGAATCTTTAACTCCACGGGAATTATTCGAATTTATCGCATCCGTTAGAGAAATTTCAGAATCTGTTGCCAACAAGAGGGTTTCAGAAATCGCCAAAGCTCTCGATTTTACCGAATATATGGAAAAGATGATTGTAACACTCTCATCGGGCAATAAGCAGAAGTGCCTTCTCATGGCAGCATTAGTTCATCGTCCGAAACTCCTGATTCTGGACGAGCCATTCTCAGGTTTGGATGCCAGAGTCGTAAGAATCCTAAAAGACGCCATTCAGATTCACGTCGATACGGGAGGTTCGGTTCTCTTAAGCACACACATCATGGAGGTAGCACAATCTCTCTGTGATCGAGTTGGCATAATTGACGAGGGAAATCTAGTTGCTGAAGGTACTCTTGAAGAGCTTCGAACACAAGCAAAACAGGAAGGGGCGACGCTGGAACAGATTTTTCTTAAACTCACTGAACAAGTTGATGAGGTTACTGAAGGTGTGGATGCACTACGGGAGGCATTTTCCGGATAA
- the nadB gene encoding L-aspartate oxidase — protein sequence MTSEVQTADFLVIGSGISGLLFSLKAAKHGSVNLITKGSLTDSATLRAQGGIAAVVSPKDSFEKHIKDTMRVGEGLGHPEVVEAFVKEAPARIEELVEMGVDFCRAEDCDSYDLGLEGGHSERRVLHVKDHTGRDVEQVLAARAREESNIHIFEDHTSVNLYTKNNRVLGAYVLDGDMGKVETFASKITVLATGGAGRAFLYTSNPDVATGDGIAMAYRAGATMMNCEFVQFHPTLLFHREKRNFLISETLRGEGAKLLGPDGERFMDEYHPDAELAPRDAVSRAIDNELKRTGADHVWLDISFRDASFIKNRFPLIYGNCKEVGIEITEEPIPVVPAAHYMCGGVKVDMQGRTDIKGLFAIGETAATGFHGANRMASNSLLEGLVLANRAAQTAAEVIKKVKLNTNIPAWDPGEATDPDERIIVSHMWDEIRRTMFHYVGVVRSNKRLERARHRIELLQDEISQYYWDFIITKDLLELRNIADVADVIVSCARLRRESRGTHYNKDYPQKANEQVDTLLKKGYKRVK from the coding sequence ATGACTTCAGAAGTCCAAACGGCGGATTTTCTTGTGATTGGCTCAGGTATTTCAGGGCTCCTATTCTCTTTGAAGGCAGCAAAGCACGGTTCTGTCAATCTCATCACAAAGGGGTCGTTGACAGATTCTGCAACCCTTCGAGCACAGGGCGGAATTGCTGCTGTTGTGTCACCCAAGGATTCCTTCGAAAAGCACATCAAAGACACAATGCGGGTCGGAGAGGGGCTCGGCCATCCTGAAGTTGTAGAAGCCTTCGTGAAGGAGGCGCCCGCGAGAATCGAAGAACTTGTAGAAATGGGTGTTGACTTCTGTAGAGCAGAGGATTGTGATTCATACGATTTGGGCTTGGAAGGTGGTCATAGCGAGCGACGAGTTCTTCATGTAAAGGATCATACTGGTCGAGATGTGGAACAAGTTCTTGCTGCAAGAGCTAGAGAAGAATCCAACATTCACATTTTCGAAGACCATACATCTGTAAATCTCTATACCAAGAACAACAGGGTGCTTGGTGCTTATGTCTTGGATGGCGATATGGGAAAAGTAGAAACGTTTGCATCCAAGATTACTGTTCTAGCAACAGGTGGTGCTGGTAGAGCCTTCCTGTATACCAGTAATCCCGATGTGGCGACCGGGGATGGTATAGCAATGGCATACAGGGCAGGAGCGACCATGATGAATTGTGAGTTTGTACAGTTTCATCCTACGCTTCTGTTCCATCGTGAGAAGCGTAATTTCCTCATTTCAGAAACTTTGAGGGGTGAAGGTGCAAAGCTTCTTGGACCTGACGGCGAGCGGTTCATGGATGAATACCATCCAGATGCGGAGTTAGCACCTCGAGACGCGGTATCCAGGGCCATTGATAACGAACTCAAACGAACAGGCGCCGATCATGTCTGGCTCGATATATCATTTCGTGATGCTTCATTTATCAAAAACCGATTCCCCCTCATTTACGGGAACTGCAAAGAGGTAGGTATAGAAATCACAGAAGAGCCAATTCCGGTTGTACCTGCAGCTCACTATATGTGCGGAGGAGTCAAAGTCGACATGCAAGGTCGAACAGATATCAAGGGGCTTTTCGCAATAGGAGAGACCGCAGCAACAGGTTTCCATGGTGCCAATCGAATGGCGTCCAATTCATTACTTGAAGGTCTTGTACTTGCCAATCGAGCGGCGCAAACAGCGGCTGAAGTTATCAAGAAGGTCAAACTGAATACGAATATTCCAGCGTGGGATCCGGGTGAAGCGACGGATCCAGATGAGCGTATTATTGTAAGTCACATGTGGGATGAAATACGCAGAACTATGTTTCATTATGTTGGTGTGGTTAGATCGAATAAGCGACTGGAACGCGCAAGACACAGGATTGAGCTTCTACAGGACGAAATCAGTCAGTACTATTGGGATTTCATCATCACAAAAGACCTGCTTGAGCTTAGAAACATCGCAGATGTGGCTGATGTCATAGTTTCCTGCGCGAGACTCCGTAGGGAAAGCCGTGGGACACATTACAACAAAGACTATCCACAGAAAGCAAATGAACAAGTAGATACACTTCTCAAAAAGGGATACAAACGGGTAAAGTAG